The genomic segment GATGATGTTGACCGAAACATCTTTTCCTTCAAGTACTTCAAACAAATCATGCAGATACGTCGATGAAATGTTATGACCCGCATAAATGATTTGTGGCGCCTTCCGCTCGTCTTTTGATAACAGGTTATGGAAGGAATGACCTAACATCTCGATCGCAGCACGTGCACCGAGGTAAGATCCACCGATTCCGACGACGAGCAATACATCTGAATCTGATTTGATTTTTTCAGCTGATTCTTGAATACGAGCGAACTCCGCTTTGTCATAGTTCGTCGGTAAGTCGACCCATCCGAGGAAGTCACTGCCGGCACCCGTGCCGTTATGAATCGCTCCATGTAATGTCTTAACCGTGTCTGCCATGTAATCTACTTCATGTTGCCCTACGAATTGTAATGCTTTCGAATAATCAAAACGTACCGTTGTCATTCCATCGTCCTCCTTATTCATTCGCAAACAAATGCGACCTTCCTTCTCATTAAAACGCAAGAAGGAAGGTCGTTCAAGTCTTTTGTGAAAAGATTAGCAAATGTTAGAGAAACTTATAACGCTGCCGTTACGATTTCACGAACATCTTCGTTCCCAAGTGATTTGAAGTTACCGAAATCACCGCGCGTCATTGCTGACTTGACGATTGAATCGACTGTATCTTCTTTGATGTCGTAGTCCGCGAGACGGTTTGGTGCACCGAGTGATGTCCAGAATGCACTGATTGCATCAATCGTCGCATGAGCTGCTTCGATTTCTGATTTACCTTCCGTGTCGACGTTAAAGACGTTTTCACCGAGTGTGACGAAACGATGTGCGTTTGATTCGTCCAACACGTGGCGCATCCAGTTTGGGAAGAGGATTGCAAGACCACCTGCGTGTGGGATGTCATGAACCGCTGAGACGGCATGCTCGATGTTATGTGAAGCCCAGTCACCGCGTGCTCCCATTTGAAGTACGCCGTTTAGTGCCATCGTACCTGCGAAGAGAATTGTTCCGCGAAGCTCAACGTTCTCAAGATCGTTGACGAGTTTTGGTGCTGCTTCGACGACAGCTTGCATGACGCCTTCTGTCATCCGTTCTTGGACAGGTGCGTGTGCCGTATGGAAGTACTGTTCAAGACAGTGACTCATCATGTCAACGATCCCGTAAATTGTTTGGTCTTTTGGAACACTGACCGTGTATTTTGGATCAAGGACTGAGAACGTCGGGAATGTAAGCGGGCTACCCCAACCATATTTCTCTTGCGTTTTCCAGTTCGTGATGACAGAACCCGAGTTCATTTCTGAACCAGTTGCTGCAAGTGTCAAGACGGTACCGAATGGAATGACTGTTTCCGGCGTCGCTTTCCCGATGACAAGATCCCATGCTTCACCTTCATACGGAATACCTGCTGCGATCAGTTTTGTACAGTCGATGACAGAACCGCCACCTAGTGCGAGCAATGCATCAACACCTGCTTCACGTGCGATCTTAATGCCGCGCTCCGCTGTTTCGATGCGTGGGTTTGGTTCAACGCCGTCACATTCGACATATTCGATTCCTGCTTCGTTCAGTTCGCGTGTAACGTCGTCATAGACGCCGTTGCGTTTAATACTTCCGCCACCAAAGACGAGCATGACTTTCTTAGCATTTAGTGTTTTAAGTTCTTCTTTGATTTGGCTGACTTGACCGTCACCAAAAATTAATTTCGTTGGATTACGATATTGAAAGTTTTCCATTGTGTGTTGCCCCCTTGATAAGTAATGAACACCTTACATTATCCACACATTCCCCTTTCGCATCTATTTTAATGCTTATATCGCAAAAAATTGTACAAAAAAAAGAGAACCGACCGATGTCGATTCTCTTAAACATTCTTATTTTTGGAAGTTTGATTTTTCAATCCATTCTTCCAATTTGCCTTTTAACACGTTGAAGCCAGGAGCTTCTTCTTGTTTGAAAGCAGGACCTGCATCGCGACGTCCAGCGTTTTTGCGTGGGCCTTTAGCGCGTGCTTCGCGTTTTGGAGCTTCCTGAGTTGCTTTGATCGAAAGCTTCATTTTTT from the Exiguobacterium oxidotolerans JCM 12280 genome contains:
- a CDS encoding iron-containing alcohol dehydrogenase, with translation MENFQYRNPTKLIFGDGQVSQIKEELKTLNAKKVMLVFGGGSIKRNGVYDDVTRELNEAGIEYVECDGVEPNPRIETAERGIKIAREAGVDALLALGGGSVIDCTKLIAAGIPYEGEAWDLVIGKATPETVIPFGTVLTLAATGSEMNSGSVITNWKTQEKYGWGSPLTFPTFSVLDPKYTVSVPKDQTIYGIVDMMSHCLEQYFHTAHAPVQERMTEGVMQAVVEAAPKLVNDLENVELRGTILFAGTMALNGVLQMGARGDWASHNIEHAVSAVHDIPHAGGLAILFPNWMRHVLDESNAHRFVTLGENVFNVDTEGKSEIEAAHATIDAISAFWTSLGAPNRLADYDIKEDTVDSIVKSAMTRGDFGNFKSLGNEDVREIVTAAL